From the Fusobacterium sp. IOR10 genome, one window contains:
- a CDS encoding translocation/assembly module TamB domain-containing protein, translated as MTKHIKRYKKPLFIIVPLFFISFLFYLSIYKTELVVSAVFKIATRGNIKIEKLAFEKGSNYKKGVINLTNVKLYDSSNVKAGDMPKVQIDYNNLKIENINIYKPNIVFIRKKNYYNLADIFVKINSSKKKTNSEKKESNSKPILEKINVSKASVVYIDRSYTKEIKMKIENVNSTINFFNGYLIDIEAKGNTGIEKYSLNFNTLSGRYDFNIIGKNIKMNENIFQYAYDSNEEITNVDGNLDIDFRINDSGYFGSGKITDGKANYKQLYLPISNINLDLKFLGKKIAIEGNYLLGEKDNGLFNLEYSKKDGTNIDFKFKDLSYESAASYKYLNDLKLKLDGTNFDKVNINLKYKEKLKVDIFFDSKSGIEKNKFNVNNIYGNFIYENKELRLKDISSEVTLNTPKKKITRNIVTNFSYKDKLGKVKFRLKNQGIMFPDIKVGLNFKLTKDKNIFSINSNVFNLNGEYEYKNQILSLNQKNNFKFKYNIETKKLLNFQGFLTGKLEDKQLILDMKKINDEVINLKGKIKFKNEEKGEISGDIDIKNFLYNLEFSVNNLELKLKDNLFSTSFTGKIKGDKNTYLGNIKLKNVNYKDKINNFNVQGIFGELKLEKKDKLEMFFDGQIKEIKSKSLNFKGLRSSVSYSNDKISILNMENKYLKLSGEYNIKDTLTNLNIQLNKLDENFINIKDYKYTIDKIYGRLYGKTNDLHGEINIKEGKVYVNEKLPFNISGNINYSNGSVFSEKLKLNENTLKFNYSLKEGKGSYNIDIFDSKVSKNILGSKARIIGKVNGTVNKTDIIGNFRGTLSEMYYKGRKIPLVYLEGNIKNRIINFSKIVFQDEVGKDILFSQGYIDIGKNNLYFQIPKQNLDIQEVLKNSNLSGSVEVNGEIKGPLNKINYQASFLSNEIKYKGNKIDNFKAFIIGDESNVNLQEFIVNYKEGTINLDGNYLIKDGKYKFNLKSSNIDLDFFNIILNKYGITNINGVGKIDLEISDLDMLGNIEVENFGLNLDKYNLDLSKLSGNIKIEKNKLTINKFSGILNEGTLNIKGTVLREGSSNNVVASNNIIYNLILNGKNIKYSYEDYFDINFNTRIQLFRNKVVGNVTVNNGKIKNILKKDLGLITLIKNFIKEKIINDDIIEESKVDFIKSREYIPEDLKINIGFNIDNGIKLDVEKTVSYISKLQGNIFGQGVLQGNLKKLNFLGETSIKDGEFVLNGNKFTIDKALIIFNNRNEYIPDINPNIVFVTSSIINSKIFEISLSGLSKSLTFKIRSGDITSVNTLDSILSDNALEENKYGNANLLLTNILGGQISDIIVNPIVDIFKEVFRLPQLRVSSNITAEQNQNTKEKEETLYGAYLEAEMPLYKDKIFGKMKFNFIGDSGSEKSNGAYGLVNYDVNLYNKINKNISWGVGAQKLRDDVEVNGGEVNYYIELKFEKKFDF; from the coding sequence ATGACTAAACATATTAAAAGATATAAAAAACCATTGTTTATAATTGTCCCACTTTTTTTTATTTCTTTTTTATTTTATTTATCTATTTATAAAACTGAATTAGTTGTAAGTGCAGTTTTTAAAATTGCCACAAGAGGAAATATAAAAATAGAAAAATTAGCATTTGAAAAGGGAAGCAATTATAAAAAAGGTGTAATTAATTTAACAAATGTTAAATTATATGATTCTTCCAATGTGAAAGCAGGGGATATGCCCAAAGTTCAAATAGATTATAATAATTTGAAAATAGAAAATATAAATATTTATAAGCCAAATATTGTATTTATTAGGAAAAAAAATTATTATAATTTAGCAGATATTTTTGTTAAAATAAATTCTTCAAAGAAAAAAACTAACTCAGAAAAAAAAGAATCTAACTCTAAGCCTATTTTAGAAAAAATAAATGTTTCAAAGGCTAGTGTGGTATATATAGATAGAAGTTATACAAAAGAAATAAAAATGAAAATAGAAAATGTAAATTCAACTATAAATTTTTTCAATGGATATTTAATAGATATAGAAGCTAAAGGAAATACAGGAATAGAAAAATATAGTTTAAATTTTAATACATTAAGTGGAAGATATGATTTTAATATTATTGGTAAAAATATTAAAATGAATGAGAATATATTTCAATATGCCTATGATAGCAATGAAGAAATAACTAATGTGGATGGGAATTTAGATATTGATTTTAGGATAAATGATTCTGGTTATTTTGGATCAGGAAAAATTACAGATGGAAAAGCAAATTATAAACAACTTTACCTTCCTATTTCTAATATAAATTTAGATTTAAAATTTTTAGGGAAAAAAATAGCCATAGAAGGAAATTATTTGTTAGGTGAAAAGGATAATGGATTATTTAATTTAGAGTATAGCAAAAAAGATGGTACAAATATTGATTTTAAATTTAAAGACTTATCCTATGAAAGTGCAGCTTCATATAAATATTTAAATGATTTAAAGTTAAAACTAGATGGTACAAACTTTGATAAAGTTAATATTAATTTAAAATATAAAGAAAAATTAAAAGTGGATATATTTTTTGATAGTAAAAGTGGAATAGAAAAAAATAAATTTAACGTAAATAATATTTATGGAAATTTCATTTATGAGAACAAAGAACTTAGATTAAAAGATATTAGTTCTGAGGTTACATTAAACACTCCAAAAAAGAAAATAACTAGAAATATAGTTACTAATTTTTCATATAAAGATAAGCTAGGAAAAGTTAAGTTTAGATTAAAAAATCAAGGGATAATGTTTCCTGATATTAAAGTAGGCCTTAATTTCAAACTAACTAAAGACAAAAATATTTTCAGTATAAATTCAAATGTTTTTAATTTAAATGGTGAGTATGAGTATAAAAATCAAATTTTATCTTTAAATCAAAAAAATAATTTTAAATTTAAATACAATATAGAAACTAAAAAACTATTAAATTTCCAAGGCTTTTTAACTGGAAAATTAGAAGATAAACAACTAATTTTAGATATGAAAAAAATAAATGATGAGGTCATTAATTTAAAAGGTAAAATAAAATTTAAAAATGAAGAAAAAGGTGAAATTAGCGGAGATATAGACATAAAAAATTTCCTATATAATCTAGAGTTTAGTGTGAACAATTTGGAACTAAAGCTTAAGGATAATTTGTTTTCAACTTCTTTTACAGGTAAGATAAAAGGGGATAAAAATACATATTTAGGAAATATTAAATTAAAAAATGTTAATTATAAGGATAAGATTAATAATTTCAATGTCCAAGGAATTTTTGGGGAATTAAAATTAGAAAAAAAAGATAAACTAGAAATGTTTTTTGATGGTCAAATTAAAGAAATTAAATCGAAAAGTTTAAATTTTAAAGGATTGAGATCCAGTGTAAGCTATTCAAATGATAAGATAAGTATTCTAAATATGGAAAATAAATATTTGAAATTAAGTGGAGAATATAATATAAAGGATACCTTAACTAATTTGAATATTCAGTTAAATAAATTAGATGAAAATTTTATAAATATTAAAGATTATAAATATACTATAGATAAAATTTACGGTAGACTTTATGGTAAAACAAATGATTTACATGGTGAAATAAATATAAAAGAAGGAAAAGTTTATGTTAATGAAAAATTACCATTTAATATTTCAGGGAATATTAATTATTCAAATGGTAGTGTTTTTTCAGAGAAACTAAAATTAAACGAGAACACATTAAAATTTAATTACTCCCTAAAGGAAGGAAAAGGAAGTTACAATATAGATATATTTGATTCAAAAGTTTCAAAAAATATTTTAGGAAGTAAGGCTAGAATAATAGGGAAAGTAAATGGAACTGTTAATAAAACAGATATTATTGGAAATTTCAGAGGAACCTTAAGCGAAATGTACTATAAAGGAAGAAAAATTCCATTGGTATATTTAGAAGGTAATATTAAAAATAGAATTATAAATTTTTCAAAAATAGTTTTTCAAGATGAAGTTGGGAAGGATATTTTATTTTCCCAAGGTTATATAGATATTGGAAAAAATAACTTGTATTTTCAAATTCCAAAACAAAACTTAGACATACAAGAAGTTTTAAAGAACTCTAATTTAAGTGGAAGTGTTGAGGTTAATGGTGAAATTAAAGGACCACTTAATAAGATAAATTATCAAGCCTCATTTTTAAGTAATGAAATAAAATATAAGGGAAATAAAATAGATAATTTTAAAGCTTTTATAATTGGAGATGAAAGTAATGTTAATTTACAAGAATTTATTGTAAATTATAAAGAGGGAACAATTAATTTAGATGGAAATTATCTCATTAAAGATGGGAAATATAAATTTAATTTAAAGAGTTCTAATATAGACTTGGATTTTTTTAATATAATTCTCAATAAATATGGGATTACAAATATTAATGGTGTTGGGAAAATTGATTTGGAAATATCAGATCTAGATATGTTAGGAAATATAGAGGTTGAAAATTTTGGATTAAATCTTGATAAATATAATTTGGATTTATCAAAATTAAGTGGAAATATAAAAATAGAAAAAAACAAATTAACAATTAACAAATTTTCAGGTATTTTAAATGAAGGAACTTTAAATATTAAAGGAACAGTTTTAAGGGAAGGCTCTTCAAATAATGTAGTAGCTTCTAATAATATAATCTATAATTTAATTTTAAATGGAAAAAATATAAAATATTCCTATGAAGATTATTTTGACATAAATTTCAACACAAGAATTCAACTTTTTAGAAACAAGGTAGTGGGAAATGTAACTGTAAATAATGGTAAAATAAAAAATATTTTAAAAAAAGATTTAGGGTTAATAACATTAATAAAAAATTTTATAAAAGAAAAAATTATAAATGATGATATAATAGAAGAGAGCAAAGTAGATTTTATAAAATCAAGGGAATATATTCCAGAAGATTTGAAAATTAATATAGGGTTTAATATTGATAACGGTATAAAATTAGATGTGGAAAAGACAGTTTCTTATATTTCAAAATTACAAGGGAATATATTTGGACAAGGAGTTTTACAAGGGAATTTAAAAAAATTAAACTTTTTAGGGGAAACTAGCATCAAAGATGGTGAATTTGTCTTAAATGGAAATAAGTTTACCATAGATAAAGCTCTTATAATTTTCAATAATAGAAATGAATATATTCCAGATATAAATCCCAACATAGTTTTTGTAACAAGTTCCATAATAAATTCTAAAATTTTTGAAATATCTTTAAGTGGTCTAAGTAAAAGTTTAACTTTTAAAATAAGAAGTGGAGATATAACATCAGTTAATACATTAGATAGTATACTAAGTGATAACGCATTGGAAGAAAATAAATATGGAAATGCAAACCTATTATTAACAAATATATTAGGTGGACAAATTTCAGATATTATAGTTAACCCTATAGTGGATATATTTAAGGAAGTTTTTAGATTACCTCAGTTAAGAGTTTCTTCTAATATCACAGCAGAACAAAATCAAAATACTAAGGAAAAAGAAGAAACGTTATATGGAGCATATTTAGAGGCAGAAATGCCTTTATATAAGGATAAAATCTTTGGAAAAATGAAGTTTAACTTTATTGGTGACTCTGGTAGTGAAAAATCAAATGGAGCTTATGGACTTGTAAATTATGATGTAAATTTATATAATAAGATAAATAAAAATATTTCGTGGGGAGTTGGTGCACAAAAATTGAGAGATGATGTAGAAGTAAATGGAGGAGAAGTAAATTATTATATTGAATTAAAATTTGAGAAAAAATTTGATTTTTAA
- a CDS encoding outer membrane protein assembly factor, with amino-acid sequence MKKKLVIILSFIMMMFAYGKDNNIKKDNYKIEKIVINNIKEIPEATLLSKMVSKEGKNFSTENMVKDYKTLRELDYIADVKLSPKYYNEGVKLIVDVKEKENIKEILRKKGIIPVSDRENISKTAVIKGINFYGNYETPSKKLSKLIPLEIGGYYSNNKLKEGYRKLVESGYFRQITPDIEEANGGIVIDFYFTENPKIKKVNVIGNTVYSTDEIKSIIETKPKTVLNYNVLRKDREAIIKKYSQDGYVLARVEDMSLNKKLELNIYLKEGMVKDVKFQKMVTKQKGQRREAEDTVLKTEDYLISREIEIEKGKVFNINEYNRTSANLTRLGYIKSVKYEARDVSDSVDSKEIVLLVEEDRTARIQGAISYGSELGVMGTLSLEESNWKGKGQKASLSFEKSDDSYSSFSLNFSDPWIKDTDRISWGWSLYRNKYENDDSEAFNKIETYGLSANVGKGITKNVRINLGNKLEYVQTDPSQSTGTTTDGDTVNYYSDDYFLYSIYPSISYDTRNSYLNPTRGEYYKWQVEVGYAGGVDSDAFTNTTLEARKYYPGFTKNNTFATRAVFGIQSDSTKESQRYWVGGSSTLRGYDGGDFRGSKKFIVNLENRTQFNDVLGGVVFLDVGRAWDYDGIDQGYTNDENFPDDIAYTAGVGLRINTPMGPLRFDFGWPLGDDDVSGMQFYFNMGQSF; translated from the coding sequence ATGAAAAAAAAGCTTGTAATTATTCTGAGCTTCATAATGATGATGTTTGCATATGGAAAGGACAATAACATTAAAAAAGATAACTATAAAATTGAAAAAATAGTTATAAATAATATCAAGGAAATACCAGAAGCTACTTTGTTGTCTAAAATGGTTTCTAAAGAGGGAAAAAACTTTTCCACAGAAAATATGGTAAAAGATTATAAAACTTTAAGAGAGCTAGATTACATAGCTGATGTAAAGCTTTCTCCTAAATACTATAATGAGGGTGTAAAGTTAATAGTTGACGTTAAAGAAAAAGAAAATATTAAAGAAATTTTAAGAAAAAAAGGGATTATTCCAGTTTCAGACAGGGAAAATATCAGTAAAACTGCTGTAATCAAAGGGATTAATTTTTACGGAAATTATGAAACTCCAAGTAAAAAATTATCAAAATTAATACCTTTAGAAATAGGAGGTTACTATTCTAACAATAAATTGAAAGAAGGATATAGAAAATTAGTTGAGTCAGGTTATTTTAGACAAATAACTCCAGATATAGAAGAAGCAAATGGTGGAATAGTTATAGATTTTTATTTCACAGAAAATCCTAAAATAAAGAAAGTTAATGTAATAGGTAATACTGTTTATAGTACAGATGAAATTAAAAGTATTATTGAAACAAAACCTAAAACAGTGTTGAATTATAATGTTTTAAGAAAAGATAGAGAAGCTATAATAAAAAAATATAGTCAAGATGGTTATGTTCTTGCTAGAGTAGAGGATATGTCTTTAAATAAAAAGTTAGAATTAAATATCTATCTTAAAGAAGGAATGGTTAAGGATGTAAAATTCCAAAAGATGGTAACAAAACAAAAAGGTCAAAGAAGAGAAGCTGAGGACACAGTTTTAAAAACTGAAGATTACCTAATTTCTAGAGAAATAGAAATAGAAAAAGGTAAAGTTTTCAATATAAATGAATATAATAGAACTTCAGCTAACTTAACAAGACTTGGTTACATTAAAAGTGTTAAATACGAAGCTAGAGATGTTTCAGATTCTGTAGATAGTAAAGAAATTGTTTTATTAGTTGAAGAGGACAGAACAGCTAGAATACAAGGTGCAATTTCTTATGGTTCTGAACTAGGAGTTATGGGAACACTTTCTTTAGAAGAAAGTAACTGGAAAGGAAAAGGACAAAAAGCTTCTTTAAGTTTTGAAAAATCAGATGATAGTTATAGCAGTTTTTCTTTAAACTTTTCAGATCCATGGATAAAAGATACAGATAGAATTTCTTGGGGATGGAGTCTTTATAGAAATAAATATGAAAATGACGATAGTGAAGCCTTTAATAAAATAGAAACTTATGGACTTAGTGCTAATGTAGGAAAAGGAATAACAAAAAATGTAAGAATTAATTTAGGAAATAAACTTGAATATGTACAAACAGATCCAAGTCAATCAACTGGAACTACAACAGATGGTGACACAGTAAATTATTACAGTGATGACTATTTCTTATACAGCATTTACCCTTCAATTTCTTATGATACAAGAAACAGTTATCTTAATCCAACAAGAGGGGAATACTATAAATGGCAAGTTGAAGTTGGATATGCAGGTGGAGTAGATTCAGATGCCTTTACAAACACAACTTTAGAAGCTAGAAAATATTATCCAGGATTCACTAAGAATAATACCTTTGCAACAAGAGCAGTTTTTGGAATACAATCAGATAGTACAAAGGAATCTCAAAGATATTGGGTTGGTGGAAGTAGTACTCTTAGAGGGTATGATGGTGGAGACTTTAGAGGTAGTAAGAAATTTATAGTTAATTTAGAAAACAGAACTCAATTTAATGATGTTTTAGGTGGAGTTGTTTTTCTTGATGTAGGTAGAGCTTGGGATTATGATGGTATTGATCAAGGATATACAAACGATGAAAATTTCCCAGATGATATAGCTTACACAGCTGGTGTGGGACTTAGAATTAATACTCCAATGGGACCATTAAGATTTGATTTTGGATGGCCACTTGGTGATGATGATGTAAGTGGAATGCAGTTCTACTTTAATATGGGACAATCATTTTAA
- a CDS encoding OmpH family outer membrane protein, whose protein sequence is MKKLTLLAMAVVMSTSALALEIGVVNSQELFYKYSKTKIIDETLQKEGATLDNTLKQKQVELKKLQIELNSKGDKATEKDKKIFNDKVKILEKFVKDSKAKMTKERDTKIAEVEGIMDKAISKVAKNKKLDYILESGAVKFGGVNVTKDVLIEMEKSK, encoded by the coding sequence ATGAAAAAATTAACATTATTAGCAATGGCAGTAGTTATGTCAACGTCTGCATTAGCTCTAGAAATAGGAGTTGTAAATTCACAAGAATTATTTTACAAATATTCTAAAACAAAGATAATAGATGAGACATTACAAAAGGAAGGAGCTACACTAGATAATACATTAAAACAAAAACAAGTTGAATTAAAAAAATTACAAATAGAATTAAATTCAAAAGGTGACAAAGCTACAGAAAAAGATAAAAAAATATTTAATGATAAAGTTAAAATACTTGAAAAATTTGTAAAAGATTCCAAAGCAAAAATGACAAAGGAAAGAGATACAAAAATAGCTGAAGTTGAAGGTATAATGGATAAAGCAATTTCAAAAGTAGCTAAAAATAAAAAATTAGATTACATTTTAGAATCAGGAGCTGTTAAATTTGGTGGAGTAAATGTAACTAAAGATGTTTTAATTGAAATGGAAAAAAGTAAATAA
- the lpxD gene encoding UDP-3-O-(3-hydroxymyristoyl)glucosamine N-acyltransferase, with translation MSYKITDVANLLNCEIMGDENLLVKGLSPFFQSKEDELTFAADEKFIHKISEIKARVIIVPDIKLPENSEKTFLIAKKNPRELMPLLLDFFKKPRKKMEKLIEDSAKIGSNVEIAPNTYVGHDVEIGSNTIIYPNVTICEGVKIGKDSIIYPNVTVREFCEIGERNIIQSGAVIGGDGFGFVKVNGNNMKIDQIGRVILEDDVEIGSNTTIDRGTIGDTIIKKYSKLDNLIQIGHNVILGENFLSASQTGIAGSTEIGDNVTIGGQSGIGGHIKIAKNNMFAARSAVTGNIKDENQVLAGFPIVNLREDIKIRASLKKLPEAIKKINKLEKSLKK, from the coding sequence ATGAGTTATAAGATAACTGATGTTGCTAATCTTCTTAATTGTGAAATTATGGGAGATGAAAACCTTTTAGTAAAAGGTCTTTCTCCCTTTTTTCAATCAAAAGAAGACGAGTTAACATTTGCAGCAGATGAGAAATTTATACATAAAATATCAGAAATAAAGGCAAGGGTAATAATAGTCCCAGATATTAAATTGCCAGAAAATTCAGAAAAAACCTTTTTAATAGCTAAAAAAAATCCAAGAGAATTAATGCCATTATTATTAGATTTTTTTAAAAAACCTAGGAAAAAAATGGAAAAATTGATAGAAGATTCAGCTAAAATAGGATCTAATGTGGAAATAGCTCCAAATACCTATGTAGGTCATGATGTGGAAATAGGTTCAAATACAATAATATATCCAAATGTTACTATATGTGAAGGAGTCAAGATAGGTAAAGACTCAATAATATATCCAAATGTTACTGTTAGGGAATTTTGTGAAATAGGAGAAAGAAATATAATACAAAGTGGTGCAGTAATAGGTGGAGATGGATTTGGTTTTGTAAAAGTTAATGGAAATAATATGAAAATAGATCAAATAGGAAGAGTAATACTAGAAGATGATGTGGAAATAGGTTCTAATACAACAATTGATAGGGGAACTATAGGGGATACAATAATAAAAAAATATTCTAAATTGGACAATTTAATTCAAATTGGTCATAATGTAATTTTAGGAGAAAACTTTTTATCAGCCTCTCAAACAGGAATAGCAGGAAGCACAGAAATAGGAGATAACGTTACAATAGGTGGACAATCTGGAATAGGTGGACATATAAAAATAGCTAAAAATAATATGTTTGCAGCAAGGTCAGCTGTAACAGGAAATATTAAAGATGAAAATCAAGTTTTAGCAGGATTTCCCATTGTTAATTTAAGGGAAGATATTAAAATAAGAGCTAGTTTGAAAAAATTACCAGAGGCAATAAAAAAAATAAATAAACTAGAAAAATCTTTAAAAAAGTAA
- a CDS encoding TIGR03936 family radical SAM-associated protein yields the protein MKKRLFFNKYNEMKYISNLDLLRVMDRLLRRSGVPIKYTQGFHPRPKISLGNPISLGTEAFNEPMDIDLKEEMTNEELMKRLNSKEILGFEFIKVIDIDGKTSIVQDYKDMEFEIGGLGSSINKFIEFISQEEIILVKEKKGKTTSKDLKPRIKKYRIDGEKLILVLESMSPNSLLKLCGIKIEELEIKKIGMVK from the coding sequence ATGAAAAAGAGATTATTTTTTAATAAATACAACGAAATGAAATATATTTCTAATCTAGATCTCCTAAGAGTTATGGATAGACTTTTAAGAAGAAGTGGAGTTCCAATAAAATATACTCAAGGGTTTCATCCAAGACCGAAGATATCTTTAGGGAATCCTATTTCTTTGGGAACAGAGGCATTTAATGAGCCTATGGATATAGATTTAAAAGAAGAAATGACCAATGAAGAGTTAATGAAGAGATTAAATAGTAAAGAAATATTAGGATTTGAGTTTATTAAGGTAATTGATATAGATGGAAAAACATCAATTGTTCAAGATTATAAAGATATGGAATTTGAAATAGGAGGATTAGGCTCCTCCATTAATAAATTTATTGAGTTCATATCTCAAGAGGAAATTATATTAGTTAAGGAAAAAAAAGGAAAAACAACATCTAAGGATTTAAAACCAAGAATAAAAAAATATAGAATTGACGGGGAAAAATTAATTTTAGTTTTAGAAAGCATGTCTCCAAATTCATTATTAAAATTATGTGGGATAAAAATAGAAGAATTAGAAATAAAAAAAATAGGAATGGTTAAATAA
- the serS gene encoding serine--tRNA ligase encodes MLDLKFMRENKQKIEEMLRNRNSNLTLDEFIKLDEERRILLTEVENLKNKRNVESMEIAKLKKAKGDASELIKAMGEVSKKIKELDGKLSEIDEKIKYIQMTVPNKYNESVPIGKDEDDNVEVRKWGTPREFDFEPKAHWEIGENLNILDFERGAKLSGSRFVLYRGLAARLERALVSLMLDMHVDEQGYTEHITPFLVNREICEGTGQLPKFEDDMYRTDDDMFLISTSEITMTNIHRKEILDEKDLPKYYTAYSPCFRREAGSYGRDVKGIIRVHQFNKVEMVKLATPENSYEELEKMVNNAEDVLKRLNLPYRVINLCTGDIGFGAAKTYDLEVWLPSQNKYREISSCSNCEDFQARRMGLKYRPTGSNKSEFVHTLNGSGLAVGRTLVAIMENYQQEDGSFIVPDALVPYMNGIKIVK; translated from the coding sequence ATGTTAGATTTAAAATTTATGCGTGAAAATAAACAAAAGATAGAGGAGATGTTAAGAAATAGGAATAGTAATCTTACTCTAGATGAATTTATAAAACTTGATGAAGAAAGAAGAATATTATTAACAGAAGTTGAAAATTTAAAAAACAAAAGAAATGTAGAATCTATGGAAATAGCTAAATTAAAAAAAGCTAAAGGTGATGCTAGTGAATTAATTAAAGCTATGGGTGAAGTTTCAAAAAAAATAAAAGAATTAGATGGAAAATTATCTGAAATAGATGAAAAAATAAAATATATTCAAATGACAGTACCAAATAAATATAATGAATCTGTACCTATTGGTAAAGATGAAGATGATAATGTTGAAGTTAGAAAATGGGGTACTCCAAGAGAATTTGATTTTGAACCAAAAGCTCATTGGGAAATAGGAGAAAATTTAAATATCTTAGATTTTGAAAGAGGAGCAAAGCTTTCAGGTTCTAGATTTGTACTGTATAGAGGGTTAGCAGCGAGATTAGAAAGAGCCCTAGTAAGTTTAATGCTTGATATGCATGTGGACGAGCAAGGATATACAGAACATATAACTCCATTTTTAGTAAATAGAGAAATATGTGAAGGAACAGGTCAACTTCCTAAATTTGAAGATGATATGTACAGAACAGATGATGACATGTTCTTAATTTCAACTTCTGAAATAACAATGACTAATATTCACAGAAAAGAAATATTAGATGAAAAAGATTTACCTAAATACTATACTGCTTATTCTCCATGCTTTAGAAGAGAAGCAGGTTCATATGGAAGAGATGTAAAGGGAATAATAAGAGTTCACCAATTTAATAAAGTAGAAATGGTTAAATTAGCTACTCCAGAAAATTCATATGAAGAATTGGAAAAAATGGTAAATAATGCTGAGGACGTATTAAAAAGATTAAATCTTCCTTATAGAGTTATAAATTTATGTACTGGAGACATTGGTTTTGGAGCAGCTAAAACTTATGATCTTGAAGTATGGTTACCTTCTCAAAATAAATACAGAGAAATATCTTCTTGTTCAAATTGTGAAGATTTTCAAGCTAGAAGAATGGGATTAAAATATAGACCAACAGGAAGCAATAAAAGTGAATTTGTTCATACATTAAATGGATCAGGTCTTGCTGTAGGAAGAACTTTAGTAGCTATAATGGAAAATTATCAACAAGAGGATGGAAGTTTTATAGTTCCAGATGCTTTAGTTCCTTATATGAATGGAATAAAAATTGTTAAATAG
- a CDS encoding CbiQ family ECF transporter T component, with product MLNSFLLILFISTVFVQNLKVISIIFLIVFVLNVVLNKNLIINLKKLKVLVYIYMVTFIIQIISHQNGEVLFKVFNIYVTKNGVVYFLVTFLRIINLMMISWLAKDTGFLMNKLGRYRQVIENVIRLIPEVFVLFKRRLKFKSFLRYILREIKLKDN from the coding sequence TTGTTAAATAGTTTTTTATTAATTTTATTCATCAGTACTGTATTTGTTCAAAATTTGAAGGTAATTTCAATAATATTTTTAATTGTGTTTGTTTTAAATGTTGTTTTAAATAAAAATTTAATAATAAATTTAAAAAAATTAAAAGTTTTAGTTTATATTTATATGGTTACTTTTATAATTCAGATTATTTCTCATCAAAATGGGGAAGTTTTATTTAAGGTGTTCAATATATACGTGACTAAGAATGGTGTAGTTTATTTCTTAGTTACATTTTTAAGAATAATAAATCTTATGATGATATCATGGCTTGCTAAGGATACTGGATTTTTAATGAATAAGCTAGGAAGATATAGACAAGTTATAGAAAATGTTATTAGATTAATCCCAGAAGTATTTGTACTTTTTAAAAGAAGATTAAAATTTAAATCATTTTTAAGGTATATTTTGAGAGAAATCAAATTAAAAGATAATTAA